A stretch of the Pelmatolapia mariae isolate MD_Pm_ZW linkage group LG23, Pm_UMD_F_2, whole genome shotgun sequence genome encodes the following:
- the onecut3a gene encoding hepatocyte nuclear factor 6 isoform X1: MELTMENIGNLHGVSHSHQTSDLMNSPHARQSSASHRNLVSHGRSAMVSSMASILEGAGDYRPDHALSGPLHPAMTMSCDSGMSLSSTYTTLTPLQHLPPISTVSEKFHHPHPHAHHHPAHQRLAAGNVSGSFTLMRDDRSLASMSNLYGHYPKDMSGMGQPLSPLSNGLGSLHSSQQTLSAYGPGAHLSNDKMLSSGGFESHAAMLSRGEEHLARGLGGHGGGLMTSLNGIHHHSHPHSQANGSMLSDRDRQTVVGGGQGTGSGQVEEINTKEVAQRITAELKRYSIPQAIFAQRILCRSQGTLSDLLRNPKPWSKLKSGRETFRRMWKWLQEPEFQRMSALRLAACKRKEQEQHKDRNTAPKKQRLVFTDLQRRTLIAIFKENKRPSKEMQITISQQLGLELSTVSNFFMNARRRCVDRWHDDHGTSPGQPGTSATTFSKA, translated from the exons ATGGAGCTGACAATGGAAAACATCGGAAATCTGCACGGTGTATCTCATTCCCATCAAACCAGCGACTTAATGAACTCCCCGCACGCGCGCCAGTCGTCGGCGTCGCATCGGAACTTGGTGTCGCACGGGCGGTCAGCCATGGTGTCCAGCATGGCCTCGATACTGGAGGGAGCGGGGGACTATCGCCCAGACCACGCTTTGTCTGGCCCCCTGCATCCGGCTATGACCATGTCGTGCGACTCGGGGATGAGCCTGAGCAGCACCTACACAACGCTGACGCCGCTACAGCACCTGCCCCCCATATCCACGGTCTCGGAGAAATTTCACCATCCACACCCGCATGCTCACCACCATCCAGCACACCAGAGACTTGCAGCTGGGAATGTCAGCGGCAGCTTCACCCTGATGAGAGACGACCGAAGCCTCGCCTCTATGAGTAACCTCTATGGCCACTACCCCAAAGACATGTCCGGGATGGGGCAGCCCTTGTCGCCCCTGTCCAATGGGCTCGGGTCTTTGCACAGCTCCCAGCAGACTCTCAGCGCCTACGGTCCCGGAGCTCACCTCTCCAACGACAAGATGCTGTCCTCTGGGGGGTTCGAGTCTCACGCAGCCATGCTGTCCAGGGGTGAAGAGCACTTGGCCCGCGGTCTCGGGGGTCACGGGGGCGGGCTAATGACCTCCTTGAACGGTATACACCATCACAGCCATCCGCACTCTCAGGCAAACGGATCCATGCTCTCAGACCGAGACAGGCAGACGGTGGTGGGAGGCGGGCAAGGTACTGGGTCAGGGCAGGTGGAAGAGATAAACACCAAGGAGGTGGCACAGCGAATAACAGCAGAGCTCAAGCGCTACAGCATCCCCCAGGCCATCTTTGCTCAGAGGATCTTGTGTCGGTCCCAGGGAACTCTGTCTGACCTGCTGCGGAATCCTAAACCTTGGAGTAAACTCAAGTCGGGCCGAGAGACGTTCAGGAGGATGTGGAAGTGGCTCCAGGAGCCCGAGTTCCAGCGGATGTCAGCGCTGAGGCTTGCAG CCTGCAAGCGCAAAGAACAGGAGCAACACAAGGACCGCAACACGGCGCCCAAGAAACAGCGTCTAGTCTTCACTGACCTGCAGCGCCGCACACTCATCGCCATCTTCAAGGAGAACAAGCGTCCATCCAAGGAAATGCAGATCACCATCTCCCAGCAGCTCGGCTTGGAGCTCAGCACCGTCAGCAACTTCTTCATGAATGCTCGCCGCCGCTGTGTGGACCGCTGGCACGATGACCACGGTACCAGCCCCGGGCAGCCAGGCACCTCTGCCACCACCTTCTCCAAGGCCTGA
- the onecut3a gene encoding hepatocyte nuclear factor 6 isoform X2 has translation MELTMENIGNLHGVSHSHQTSDLMNSPHARQSSASHRNLVSHGRSAMVSSMASILEGAGDYRPDHALSGPLHPAMTMSCDSGMSLSSTYTTLTPLQHLPPISTVSEKFHHPHPHAHHHPAHQRLAAGNVSGSFTLMRDDRSLASMSNLYGHYPKDMSGMGQPLSPLSNGLGSLHSSQQTLSAYGPGAHLSNDKMLSSGGFESHAAMLSRGEEHLARGLGGHGGGLMTSLNGIHHHSHPHSQANGSMLSDRDRQTVVGGGQGTGSGQVEEINTKEVAQRITAELKRYSIPQAIFAQRILCRSQGTLSDLLRNPKPWSKLKSGRETFRRMWKWLQEPEFQRMSALRLAGLCCDSLFI, from the coding sequence ATGGAGCTGACAATGGAAAACATCGGAAATCTGCACGGTGTATCTCATTCCCATCAAACCAGCGACTTAATGAACTCCCCGCACGCGCGCCAGTCGTCGGCGTCGCATCGGAACTTGGTGTCGCACGGGCGGTCAGCCATGGTGTCCAGCATGGCCTCGATACTGGAGGGAGCGGGGGACTATCGCCCAGACCACGCTTTGTCTGGCCCCCTGCATCCGGCTATGACCATGTCGTGCGACTCGGGGATGAGCCTGAGCAGCACCTACACAACGCTGACGCCGCTACAGCACCTGCCCCCCATATCCACGGTCTCGGAGAAATTTCACCATCCACACCCGCATGCTCACCACCATCCAGCACACCAGAGACTTGCAGCTGGGAATGTCAGCGGCAGCTTCACCCTGATGAGAGACGACCGAAGCCTCGCCTCTATGAGTAACCTCTATGGCCACTACCCCAAAGACATGTCCGGGATGGGGCAGCCCTTGTCGCCCCTGTCCAATGGGCTCGGGTCTTTGCACAGCTCCCAGCAGACTCTCAGCGCCTACGGTCCCGGAGCTCACCTCTCCAACGACAAGATGCTGTCCTCTGGGGGGTTCGAGTCTCACGCAGCCATGCTGTCCAGGGGTGAAGAGCACTTGGCCCGCGGTCTCGGGGGTCACGGGGGCGGGCTAATGACCTCCTTGAACGGTATACACCATCACAGCCATCCGCACTCTCAGGCAAACGGATCCATGCTCTCAGACCGAGACAGGCAGACGGTGGTGGGAGGCGGGCAAGGTACTGGGTCAGGGCAGGTGGAAGAGATAAACACCAAGGAGGTGGCACAGCGAATAACAGCAGAGCTCAAGCGCTACAGCATCCCCCAGGCCATCTTTGCTCAGAGGATCTTGTGTCGGTCCCAGGGAACTCTGTCTGACCTGCTGCGGAATCCTAAACCTTGGAGTAAACTCAAGTCGGGCCGAGAGACGTTCAGGAGGATGTGGAAGTGGCTCCAGGAGCCCGAGTTCCAGCGGATGTCAGCGCTGAGGCTTGCAG